CCGGGCGACCTGGAACAGGCGGTCTGGCTCCGCCTCCTGGAGCGCCTGGCGGCCGACGGACCACCCCTCGATCCGCAGGGCTGGCTGCGCAAGGCCGTCCGCGCCGAGGCGCGCCGCAGCCGCCGCACCCTCCGCACCGAGCGCCCGTACGGCGGCGAGCCCGCGGACGACGCCCGCCCCGGACCCGAGCAGTCCGTCCTCACCGCGGCCCGCCACCGGGCCCTGCGGGACGCGGTCCGTCGGCTGCCCGGCCGCTGCCCCCGCCTCATCGAGGCGCTGCTCTCCCCGAAGGACCCGACGTACCGGGAGATCGCAGGGGAGTTGGGTATCTCACAGGGCAGTCTCGGGCCGGAACGTTCCAGATGTCTGGGATGTCTGCGTCGATTGCTCGCACCGGAGGTTGCGGCCCGCGGAGCGCGGGGATAGAAGTCAGGGACGACAGGCGATCAGGTGAGCGGGAGGCATGCGCACATGGGCATGAGCGTGACCATCTCGGTGGCGACCGAGCAGGACGCGGAGCAGATCTTCAGGCTCCAGTACCTGTGCTTCCAGAGTGAGGCGGCGCTGTACGGCAACTACCGCATCGACCCGCTCGTCCAGAGCCTGGACTCCGTGCGCCAGGAGGTCGGCACCGACTGCGTCTTCGTCGCCCGGCTCGGCGACGAGGTGGTCGGCTCGGTCCGCGGCAAGCTCACCGAGGACGGCGCCGCCGCCATCGGCAAGCTCTGCGTCCACCCCCGCCTCCAGGGCCACGGCATCGGCGCGCGCCTGCTGCGCGCGGCCGAGGCGGCGCTGGCCGGGGAGCGGGGCGCCACCCGCTTCCGCCTCCACACCGGCCACCGCAGCGAGGGCAACCTCCGCCTGTACCGCCGGGTCGGCTACGAGACGGTGGGCCGGTCCAGGGGCGCCGACGGCGTGGAGATGATCGTCCTGGAGAAGCAGGCGGGCGCGTACGCGGCTACGGCGTGACGGCCCGGCGCTTCCGCAGCCAGTACAGCGCGGACAGCGGCAGCAGGACGGGAATGAAGACGTACCCCATCCCGTAGTCCGACCACACGGTCGCGTCGTGGAAGGCGGACGGCTCCACCACGGTCCAGGTGCCGACGACCAGCACGCCCACCAGCTCGGCGGCGCAGCACACCAGCGCCGCCCTGCGGGCCGTCTCCCCGCCGCGGACCAGGGTGTACGTGATGAACCCGTACACCACCCCGGCCACCGCCGACAGGACGTACGCCAGCGGCGCCCGCTGGAAGTCCGTCGCGATCTGGTACACGGAACGCGACACCGCGCCGACCACCATCACGCCGTAGAACCAGACGAGCAGCATGCCCGGCCCGCCGGTCAACCGGGTCGGCTTCTCCTCCACCGCCGTCACCTCAGCCTCCCCAGATGTCATGGAGCCGCACCTCCAGCACGGCCAGCACCACACCGCCGGCGGCCACCGTCACCGAACCCCAGCGCGTCCGCTCGGCCAGCGACATGAAGCCCGCCGCCGGCACGCACGCGAACGCGCCCAGCAGGTACGCCACGAAGATCGCCGTGCCCTGCTCCGGCTTCCCGCCCCGCGCCAGCTGCACGACCCCGACGACCAGCTGGACCAGGGCCAGCAGCGACACCACGGCCATCCCGGTGAAGTGCCAGTCCTTGGTCGGCTGGTCCCGGTGGGCCGCCCAGCCGCACCAGGCGGCGAGCAGCAGCGCGGCGACCCCGGTCGCCAGCGTCAGGGCATTGAGCATGCCGCGACCCTATTACGGCGGAAACGGGCCGCCGCCGCCGACCCCGCCCTACGCCGTAGGGTCTGGACCATGACGATCCGCGCACACGCCCTCCTGTTCGACAACGACGGCACCCTGGTCTCCTCCCTCGACTCCGTCGAGCGCTGCTGGGCCCGCTGGGCGCGGGAGTACGGGATCACCGCCGAGGAGTTCGGACGCGTGGAGCTGCACGGCCGGACCGCCGTGGAGATAGTCGCCGACCTGCTGCCCGCCCGCCTGGTCCCGGAGGCGGTCGCGCGGGTCGAACAGCT
This is a stretch of genomic DNA from Streptomyces sp. TG1A-8. It encodes these proteins:
- a CDS encoding RNA polymerase sigma factor is translated as MTHDLVTALRPLLTAEASAEAHAHGSEPGDLEQAVWLRLLERLAADGPPLDPQGWLRKAVRAEARRSRRTLRTERPYGGEPADDARPGPEQSVLTAARHRALRDAVRRLPGRCPRLIEALLSPKDPTYREIAGELGISQGSLGPERSRCLGCLRRLLAPEVAARGARG
- a CDS encoding GNAT family N-acetyltransferase, with the translated sequence MGMSVTISVATEQDAEQIFRLQYLCFQSEAALYGNYRIDPLVQSLDSVRQEVGTDCVFVARLGDEVVGSVRGKLTEDGAAAIGKLCVHPRLQGHGIGARLLRAAEAALAGERGATRFRLHTGHRSEGNLRLYRRVGYETVGRSRGADGVEMIVLEKQAGAYAATA